A region from the Pogoniulus pusillus isolate bPogPus1 chromosome 13, bPogPus1.pri, whole genome shotgun sequence genome encodes:
- the DNAAF8 gene encoding dynein axonemal assembly factor 8 isoform X1 yields MASGGLSEDTEHPCEAPAASLRRSSPCRWAAILAAVRDQLPSLSPGSSAPDSEDDEELYIYQREQPSFIPDLSELLQEFSQEDSGMQLTQEAGRHSWEIWKGDLEGFGFQKQPEGVQVFAKEETEMTQDSRDHLEEEDLSRKQAMERGNSWLNTALSIEGLGTPEERRKLVKTKILSKVFLEPSPGHPELRVKPPSRGIDSSAERDAEEESPSDGHLQELTHLSLQHMEKWDQGKNPEELEQKRAALSSADHDACRSRSEDQLLEKPEELCARQCRAEPAGCGCPPAQLSSPEQQHNKAVAMLSSSSSPRRATMSSEGLPEPGTVCIDVREAKVQNSAMFPDGQQRRNCSGKGILLQQLRAARKEASELFPQTSSPAGRPEGKKQDPECLAKKDSSKISHTQCSEARQETAEVIPRKLRLQREERTPPVFSHRGSGADLGNGNQRAAEMAPNSGAAPEPPLAPTGLLRPEDSKRELSQKEEQRRERETQETDSRSSLSSQQPIAEDSPEVFHPGSSSG; encoded by the exons ATGGCCTCCGGAGGGCTAAGTGAGGACACGGAGCATCCATGCGAGGCTCCCGCTGCGTCTCTGCGGAGGAGCAGCCCCTGTCGGTGGGCAGCCATCCTGGCTGCAGTGCGGGACCAGCTGCCCTCCCTCAGCCCCGGCAGCTCCGCG ccagactctgaggatgatgaggagctTTACATCTACCAGCGGGAGCAGCCCAGCTTCATTCCTGAcctgtcagagctgctgcaggagttcTCCCAGGAAGACTCAGGCATGCAG CTAACCCAGGAAGCAGGGAGACACTCATGGGAGATCTGGAAAGGTGATCTGGAAGGTTTTGGCTTTCAGAAACAACCAGAAGGTGTCCAGGTCTTTGCAAAGGAAGAGACAGAAATGACTCAAG ATTCCAGGGATCACCTTGAAGAGGAAGACCTGAGCAGGAAACAGGCCATGGAAAGAGGGAACTCCTGGCTTAATACAGCACTGTCTATAGAAGGGTTGGGCACTccagaagagaggaggaagctggtAAAGACAAAGATCCTCTCCAAAGTATTTCTGGAGCCATCACCAGGCCACCCAGAGCTCCGTGTGAAGCCTCCCTCACGTGGCATTGAcagcagtgcagagagagatgctgaggaggaGTCTCCCTCAGATGGCCATCTCCAAGAGCTGACCCACTTGTCACTGCAG CACATGGAGAAATGGGATCAAGGCAAGAATCCCGAGGAATTGGAGCAGAAGAGAGCTGCTTTGTCCTCAGCAGATCATG ATGCCTGCAGAAGCAGATCTGAAGatcagctgctggagaagccagaagagctgtgtgccaggcagtgcagggcagagcctgcaggctgtgggtgcccaccagcccagctctcctctccagagcagcagcacaacaa GGCTGTTGCCATGCTCTCATCTTCAAGTTCTCCAAGAAGAGCCACGATGAGCTCTGAGGGTCTGCCAGAGCCTGGAACTGTGTGCATAGATGTGAGAGAAGCCAAAGTACAGAACTCAGCAATGTTCCCTGATGGGCAGCAAAG GAGGAATTGCTCAGGGAAAGGCATCCTGCTGCAACAGCTCCGTGCAGCCCGTAAAGAAGCCTCAGAGCTCTTTCCTCAGACATCCTCCCCAGCTGGAAGGCCTGAAGGCAAGAAACAGGATCCAGAATGTCTGGCAAAGAAAGATTCCTCCAAAATAAGTCACACCCAGTGTTCTGAAGCGAGGCAAGAGACAGCTGAGGTGATTCCCAGGAAACTGAGGttgcagagagaggaaagaactCCTCCTGTGTTCAGCCACAGGGGCAGTGGAGCTGACCTGGGAAACGGAAACCAAAGAGCAGCTGAGATGGCTCCAAAttcaggagctgctccagagcctcctctggctCCCACGGGCCTGCTGAG